One Terriglobia bacterium genomic window carries:
- a CDS encoding DUF2844 domain-containing protein, whose product MKIFLGAFVVLLLGCVPSFAVLGQYENSITTDQQRMRAQLHETARQGYSVKELGTADGRTVREYVSPAGLVFGVAWQGPTMPNLQELLGSYFEQVKQAPRPRRLRGAPLVVRGKDFVLVSGGHMRSFHGVAYAPNLLPSGVPAEVVR is encoded by the coding sequence TTGAAGATATTTCTGGGTGCATTTGTGGTCTTGCTGCTGGGATGCGTTCCCAGTTTCGCGGTTCTTGGGCAGTATGAAAATTCAATCACCACAGACCAACAGCGCATGCGGGCACAGCTTCATGAGACGGCGCGCCAGGGGTATTCCGTCAAGGAACTCGGCACTGCTGACGGCAGGACTGTCCGCGAGTACGTTTCGCCCGCCGGACTGGTTTTTGGGGTCGCCTGGCAAGGGCCCACCATGCCCAACCTGCAGGAGTTGTTGGGTTCCTACTTCGAACAGGTGAAGCAGGCGCCCAGGCCGCGTCGCCTGCGCGGCGCTCCGCTGGTGGTCCGTGGAAAGGATTTCGTGCTGGTCAGCGGAGGCCACATGCGCTCCTTCCACGGGGTTGCCTATGCACCGAATCTGCTGCCCTCCGGCGTCCCGGCGGAGGTGGTGCGATGA
- a CDS encoding tetratricopeptide repeat protein codes for MMAGRNALVVLAMLWSAAINAYAATLPPLPKLDLSNTFPGVNAQIREANAAALARPNDPDAVGKLGMVLDAYKQFAAAGICYRRAHLLSPSTFSWAYDLAYVEMKLGHYRGAAAEFQAALKLRPDYLPATLNLAECFLSLGRLPESRELFEAITRKYSGNPEAYYGLGRVEMQQGKAEDAAQALEKAIELFPQYGGAQYALAMVYRKLGQPGKASEHFAAYHKYVTTYPPEVDPLRAAVQKLDQTPLSYLQRGLALEQAGDLAGAIEAHVKATELDPSFEQPHINLIQLYARTGEYAKAEEQYRIAVRLNPHRSDCYYNYGVLMFGLGKYAEAEEAFRNAIASDPFYAEAHNNLGFLLQQQGRINDALGEFREAVKDQPDYRLARFHIGLILVDKGDYSGAIEQFRMILEPDDAETPTYLYTLANTYARAGDSPNALAYLKKARTDAVAKEQIQLLPGIDRDLKTLENNPGGR; via the coding sequence ATGATGGCCGGGCGTAATGCGCTGGTTGTACTCGCGATGCTTTGGAGTGCAGCGATCAATGCGTATGCCGCAACCCTGCCGCCGCTGCCCAAGCTTGATCTTTCGAACACTTTCCCCGGCGTCAACGCTCAGATTCGCGAAGCAAACGCCGCTGCGCTAGCTCGCCCAAACGATCCTGACGCCGTTGGAAAGCTGGGGATGGTGCTCGACGCCTACAAGCAGTTTGCTGCGGCGGGGATATGTTACCGCCGCGCGCATTTGCTTTCCCCTTCAACGTTTTCATGGGCTTACGATCTTGCGTACGTTGAGATGAAACTCGGACACTACCGCGGCGCAGCGGCTGAGTTCCAGGCGGCGCTTAAGCTCAGGCCAGACTACCTCCCCGCCACTTTGAACCTGGCGGAATGCTTTCTTTCGCTCGGGCGGTTGCCCGAGAGCCGGGAACTGTTCGAGGCAATCACCCGCAAATATTCCGGGAACCCGGAAGCGTACTACGGACTAGGGCGGGTTGAGATGCAGCAGGGTAAAGCGGAGGACGCCGCCCAGGCGCTGGAGAAAGCGATCGAGCTATTCCCTCAGTATGGTGGGGCACAGTACGCTCTGGCAATGGTTTACCGGAAGCTCGGGCAACCAGGTAAGGCGAGTGAACACTTTGCGGCTTATCACAAATATGTGACAACCTACCCGCCTGAAGTGGACCCGTTGCGGGCTGCGGTGCAAAAGTTGGATCAGACCCCCCTCAGTTATTTGCAGCGCGGGCTGGCTCTCGAGCAGGCCGGCGATCTGGCGGGGGCGATCGAGGCGCACGTCAAGGCTACTGAGCTCGATCCCAGCTTCGAGCAGCCGCATATAAACCTGATTCAGCTTTACGCGCGAACCGGCGAATACGCCAAGGCGGAGGAGCAATATCGTATCGCCGTCCGCCTGAACCCCCATCGGTCTGATTGTTATTATAATTACGGGGTCCTGATGTTTGGGCTTGGTAAATACGCTGAAGCGGAGGAGGCCTTCCGGAATGCGATCGCAAGCGATCCTTTCTACGCGGAGGCGCACAATAACCTTGGCTTTTTGCTTCAGCAGCAAGGTCGCATAAACGATGCCCTCGGAGAATTTCGCGAGGCGGTCAAAGACCAGCCCGATTACCGGCTGGCGCGCTTTCATATCGGGCTGATACTGGTTGACAAGGGGGACTACTCCGGCGCCATTGAGCAATTCCGAATGATTCTTGAGCCTGACGACGCCGAGACTCCAACTTATCTCTACACACTTGCTAACACTTACGCCCGAGCCGGCGACTCTCCTAACGCGCTGGCTTATTTGAAGAAAGCCCGTACGGACGCGGTAGCGAAGGAGCAAATTCAACTGCTTCCGGGCATTGATCGGGACCTTAAGACGCTGGAAAACAATCCTGGCGGACGCTGA
- a CDS encoding DUF3443 family protein has product MKLSPRSAARLALISLMAVTALALAACGGSSSSSGSGSNPPPPPINNNQAIEVNLGPLNDYPNGIFTTVTICVPGTSNCQNIPDVLVDTGSEGLRLLSSKVTLQLPTIADNGNNDLQECVVFGDGSFNWGGVVSADIKLAGEIGSDVPMQLIDSSSPTKFPVPSACLSGGGSDANTVQALGANGILGIGNYQQDCGSSCANSAVPGTYYLCPGGACSPATVPVNFQVQNPVSTFPQDNNGLLISLPSVPDTGAPTASGSLIFGIGTQTDNGIGTAEILTLNQSGDIQTTYQNVAYSSFIDSGSNGLFFLDATTLASAGILDCPNNSSFYCPASTVTFTVTNSSQNGTSNQVMFDIANAELLFAANGGQNAAFNNLGGGTGTGPSTDNVDFGLPFFYGRNVFVGIENKTGPGGVVGPYWAY; this is encoded by the coding sequence ATGAAACTTTCACCAAGGTCGGCCGCTCGCCTCGCCCTGATTTCCCTGATGGCCGTAACCGCCCTGGCGCTTGCCGCTTGTGGCGGAAGCAGTTCCAGCTCCGGTTCCGGATCAAACCCTCCTCCGCCTCCCATCAACAACAACCAGGCGATTGAGGTCAATCTGGGCCCATTGAACGACTACCCCAACGGGATATTCACCACCGTGACCATCTGCGTTCCGGGCACTTCGAATTGCCAGAACATTCCGGATGTTCTGGTGGATACCGGGTCCGAGGGGTTGCGGTTGCTATCCTCCAAAGTCACTCTCCAGTTGCCGACCATCGCCGACAACGGCAACAATGACCTCCAGGAATGCGTCGTTTTTGGCGATGGCTCCTTCAACTGGGGAGGGGTGGTCAGTGCGGACATCAAGCTGGCGGGAGAAATCGGGAGCGATGTTCCGATGCAGCTCATCGACAGTTCCAGCCCCACAAAGTTTCCCGTCCCCAGCGCCTGCCTGAGCGGTGGCGGCTCTGATGCGAATACCGTGCAAGCGCTCGGAGCCAATGGCATTCTGGGAATCGGAAATTACCAGCAGGACTGCGGCTCATCCTGCGCCAACTCTGCCGTTCCGGGCACCTATTATCTCTGCCCTGGTGGCGCCTGCTCGCCGGCCACTGTCCCCGTTAATTTCCAGGTGCAGAACCCGGTTTCGACCTTCCCGCAGGACAACAACGGCCTGCTCATCTCGTTGCCGTCCGTCCCCGATACCGGGGCGCCAACGGCTTCCGGCTCCTTAATCTTCGGCATTGGAACGCAAACCGACAACGGTATAGGCACGGCTGAGATTTTGACGCTTAACCAATCTGGGGATATCCAAACGACCTATCAAAATGTGGCTTACAGCAGTTTTATTGACAGCGGGTCGAATGGGCTTTTCTTTCTGGACGCCACCACACTTGCCTCTGCCGGGATTCTGGATTGTCCGAATAATTCCAGCTTCTACTGCCCGGCCTCCACAGTGACCTTCACCGTCACCAACTCGAGCCAGAATGGGACCTCCAATCAGGTTATGTTCGACATCGCCAACGCCGAACTTCTGTTCGCCGCCAATGGCGGGCAGAATGCCGCGTTCAACAACCTGGGCGGCGGCACCGGCACCGGCCCCTCAACGGACAACGTCGATTTCGGCTTGCCCTTCTTCTACGGCCGAAATGTCTTTGTGGGGATTGAAAACAAAACCGGGCCCGGTGGAGTTGTCGGTCCCTATTGGGCTTATTAG
- a CDS encoding Spy/CpxP family protein refolding chaperone: MVKRLFNIALVVALFSSVAMAQERSEDVVVEGPDTVAAEAGPVAGSMQGPDTMMLKQGPDDPAAPGQRVFNLRVRDPMGPGGMMWFRGRGMGEWWTSPRVAEELGLSDQQKQQLEKISQDGRLKMIDLRADLEKQEVVLGPMLRTFHPDEAQVLAQVEKVSQARAALEKERIQTMLESRGVLTEEQWKKLEDTRAEFHQNFRRRSLPRPARPGTPSTPPTPPTPPESK, from the coding sequence GTCCGAAGACGTGGTTGTTGAAGGGCCGGATACCGTAGCGGCGGAGGCGGGACCTGTGGCAGGCTCCATGCAAGGGCCAGACACAATGATGCTGAAGCAAGGCCCTGATGACCCGGCGGCGCCCGGGCAGCGGGTTTTCAATTTGCGCGTCAGAGATCCCATGGGACCGGGTGGGATGATGTGGTTCCGGGGCCGGGGAATGGGCGAATGGTGGACGAGTCCCAGGGTGGCTGAAGAGCTCGGGTTAAGCGACCAGCAGAAGCAACAGCTTGAAAAAATCTCGCAGGACGGACGTCTGAAGATGATTGATCTGCGCGCCGATCTGGAGAAGCAGGAAGTGGTCCTTGGCCCCATGCTGCGGACCTTCCATCCGGATGAGGCCCAGGTGCTTGCGCAGGTTGAGAAGGTGTCGCAGGCGCGGGCTGCGCTCGAGAAGGAACGCATCCAGACGATGCTCGAAAGCCGCGGCGTCTTGACCGAGGAGCAATGGAAGAAATTAGAGGACACGCGGGCGGAATTCCATCAGAATTTCCGCCGGCGCAGCCTGCCGCGTCCGGCGAGGCCGGGGACGCCGTCAACGCCACCCACGCCACCGACGCCACCCGAGAGCAAGTGA